From a single Mus caroli chromosome X, CAROLI_EIJ_v1.1, whole genome shotgun sequence genomic region:
- the LOC110286162 gene encoding rhox homeobox family member 2-like, producing METPQDNLQSIQKPPSLGAEEDQEPQPGGKAVVSEAGEEGIDKKERVMSGLAQGGLDQGDGAQGEVAGGEQAQEEPAPLSPAQEATGGGEEGENKEGEMEGRHAGDGASGPEDDNIQEEGGENRDQQPPQQEAASPEGMRNPQAGNSLAHQRTRRIRFTHSQLRDLERLFQENRFPSLRVRRDLARWMGVDESDVQEWFKMRRALFRRHSRLMMFCELPPITENNSP from the exons ATGGAGACTCCTCAAGACAACCTCCAAAGCATCCAAAAGCCTCCGAGTCTGGGAGCCGAGGAGGACCAGGAACCACAGCCTG gTGGGAAGGCAGTGgtctctgaggctggagaggaagGAATAGACAAGAAAGAGCGTGTTATGAGCGGGCTTGCTCAGGGTGGGCTTGATCAGGGCGATGGCGCTCAGGGCGAGGTTGCTGGAGGTGAGCAGGCTCAAGAAGAGCCTGCTCCATTGAGTCCAGCTCAGGAAGCcactggaggaggagaggagggagaaaacaaggaaggagaaatggaaggaagacATGCTGGTGATGGTGCTTCTGGCCCCGAGGATGACAACATCCAGGAAGAAGGCGGCGAAAACAGAGATCAACAACCACCGCAACAAGAGGCAGCCAGTCCTGAGGGCATGAGAAATCCACAGGCTGGGAACTCTCTGGCTCACCAGCGGACCCGCCGCATCAGATTCACCCACTCTCAGCTGCGTGATCTGGAGCGACTTTTCCAAGAGAATCGCTTCCCCAGCTTGCGTGTAAG GAGGGATCTTGCACGATGGATGGGTGTGGATGAATCTGATGTGCAG GAGTGGTTTAAGATGAGGAGAGCCCTTTTCCGCAGACACAGCAGACTGATGATGTTCTGCGAACTGCCACCGATTACAGAGAAC